From a region of the Falco cherrug isolate bFalChe1 chromosome 9, bFalChe1.pri, whole genome shotgun sequence genome:
- the PAXX gene encoding protein PAXX isoform X5, translating into MAEPAGPFRLLRDGPRRYLCYCGPGGTVYVTDALEVWAGELDARPPLDCVCTGAGAAGGPGLPRGWGPGPAASGRAPSPPQRCQPEEHGTELREALGRGAAALSLGEGKATLQLREEARCSALELFKLPMAQARSQLQALVFDMAGCIESLERRLEVMETLASSCSPEKNTSQSQQLFLPDAGPARLGCWRLTLGMEGLAGLPKQLADLLQSPSCLSLTEADPSPRKNRGAGSALPAKRKIPGESLINPGFRSKKAPSGVDFEDS; encoded by the exons ATGGCGGAGCCGGCCGGGCCCTTCCGCCTGCTGCGGGACGGGCCGCGCCGGTACCTCTGCTACTGCGGCCCCGGCGGCACCGTGTA TGTGACCGACGCGCTGGAGGTCTGGGCCGGGGAGCTCGACGCCCGCCCGCCGCTGGACTGCGTATGtaccggggccggggcggcgggggggcccggcttgccccggggctgggggccggggccggccgctTCGGGACGTGccccctctcctcctcagcGCTGCCAGCCGGAGGAGCACGGCACGGAGCTCAG GGAGGccttggggcggggggcggcggcgctgaGCCTGGGCGAGGGGAAGGCCACGCTGCAGCTGCGGGAGGAGGCCCGGTGCTCGGCCCTGGAGCTCTTCAAGCTGCCCATGGCCCAGGCGAGGAGCCAGCTGCAGGCGCTGGTGTTCGACATGGCGGGGTGCATCGAGAGCCTGGAGAGACGCCTGGAAG TGATGGAGACACTGGCATCTTCCTGCAGCCCTGAGAAGAACACTtcccagagccagcagctcttCCTGCCAG ATGCTGggcctgccaggctgggctgctggaggcTCACCCTGGGCATGGAGGGGCTTGCAGGGCTGCCAAAGCAACTAGCTGATCTTTTGCAATCCCCGTCCTGCCTGTCACTGACTGAGgcagaccccagccccaggaagAACAGGGGTGCTGGCTCAGCTTTGCCTGCCAAGAGGAAGATTCCAGGAGAGTCTCTCATAAACCCTGGCTTCAGAAG CAAGAAGGCACCGTCTGGAGTGGATTTTGAGGACTCCTGA
- the ENTPD2 gene encoding ectonucleoside triphosphate diphosphohydrolase 2, with translation MARRVAAILLLLSLGCLLGILLLCLGSGDMRGPPQFKYGIVLDAGSSHTAMFVYKWPADKENNTGVVSEHSMCDVEGPGISSYSSNPPAAGTSLVHCLNQALRDVPKEKHAGTPLYLGATAGMRLLNITNPQASDTVLSAVAATLKSYPFSFRGAKILSGEEEGVFGWVTANYLLENFIKRGWLGEWIQPQKKTLGAMDFGGASTQITFETRDTIEDPRNEVMLKLYGQAYKVYTHSFLCYGRDQVLKRLLSKLLQAERYQATVSHPCWPTGYHKSLLLSSVYDSPCTEKERPSFALNTTVTVVGTGNGSLCTLHVSKLFNFATCSFSRCSFDGIFQPEVSGNFIAFSAFFYTVDFIQTVMRRPVRLPSDLKDAAETICATSWSELLQKAPKLEKRLPDYCAVSTFVYLLMTKGYNFNNHSFPNIAFQKKAGETSIGWALGYMLNLTNMIPAETPSSHKSMLYNYWVILILLFVVTTLTSLATAVCLLRRSKSSAI, from the exons TACGGCATCGTGCTGGACGCCGGGTCCTCTCACACGGCCATGTTCGTCTACAAGTGGCCTGCAGACAAGGAGAACAACACCGGGGTGGTCAGCGAGCACAGCATGTGTGATGTGGAGG gtCCTGGCATCTCCAGCTACAGCTCCaaccctccagctgctgggacGAGCTTGGTGCACTGCCTGAACCAGGCTCTGAGAGACGTGCCCAAGGAGAAGCATGCGGGCACCCCACTCTACCTGGGCGCCACAGCCGGCATGCGCCTGCTCAA CATTACAAACCCGCAGGCTTCGGACACCGTCCTCAGCGCCGTGGCAGCCACGCTGAAGTCGTACCCCTTCAGTTTCCGGGGGGCAAAGATCCTGTcgggggaagaggaaggggtCTTTGGCTGGGTCACCGCAAACTACCTCCTGGAGAACTTCATCAAG CGTGGGTGGCTTGGGGAATGGATCCAGCCCCAGAAGAAGACCCTGGGGGCCATGGACTTTGGGGGTGCTTCTACACAGATCACCTTTGAAACCAGGGACACCATCGAAGACCCCAGAAACGAGGTGATGCTGAAGCTGTATGGCCAGGCATACAAAGTGTACACGCACAGCTTCCTCTGCTACGGAAGGGACCAGGTTCTCAAGAGGCTGCTCTCAAAGCTCCTCCAG GCAGAGAGGTACCAAGCAACTGTCTCCCATCCCTGCTGGCCCACAGGCTACCACAAGAGCCTGTTGCTGAGCAGCGTCTACGACAGCCCCTGCACAGAAAAGGAGAGGCCGAGCTTTGCCCTCAACACCACTGTCACCGTGGTCGGCACCGGGAATGGGAGCCTCTGCACTCTGCATGTCAGCAAGCTCTTCAACTTCGCCACCTGCTCCTTCTCCCGCTGCTCCTTTGATGGCATTTTCCAGCCGGAGGTTTCAGGAAACTTCATC GCCTTCTCTGCCTTCTTCTACACGGTGGACTTCATCCAGACAGTGATGCGGAGACCCGTGCGCTTGCCCAGTGACCTGAAGGATGCTGCTGAGACTATCTGTGCCACCAGCTGGAGTGAG TTGCTCCAGAAAGCCCCCAAGCTGGAGAAGAGGCTGCCGGATTACTGCGCTGTCAGCACATTTGTTTATTTGCTCATGACCAAAGGCTACAATTTCAACAACCATTCCTTCCCCAACATTGCCTTCCAAAAGAAG GCAGGAGAAACCTCCATCGGCTGGGCGCTGGGCTACATGCTGAACCTCACCAACATGATCCCAGCAGAGACGCCCTCTTCCCACAAAAGCATGCTGTACAACTACTGGGTCATCCTCATCCTGCTCTTTGTGGTCACCACCCTGACATCCCTGGCAACTGCTGTCTGCCTGCTCCGGCGCAGCAAGTCCAGTGCAATCTAA
- the TMEM141 gene encoding transmembrane protein 141 — translation MVNLGLRRVEDSVAAKHPALQQYAACQSHAFMKGIGTFLAGSGAAFAVQKLVGKKLPYSPQWSLPLAAVAGSLASYVVTRAETQKCSDFWIYLETGKSPQELAMASRASEPTENLPIAEDRESTALPVRRNKYGDVVE, via the exons atgGTGAACCTGGGGCTGCGGCGGGTGGAGGACAGCGTGGCCGCCAAGCACCCG GCGCTGCAGCAATACGCCGCCTGCCAGTCCCACGCCTTCATGAAGGGCATCGGCACCTTCCTGGCAG GGAGCGGAGCCGCCTTCGCAGTGCAGAAGCTGGTGGGCAAGAAGCTGCCGTACAGCCCGCAGTGGAGCCTGCCGCTGGCGGCGG TCGCAGGGTCCCTCGCCAGCTACGTGGTGACTAGAGCTGAGACGCAGAAATGCTCCGACTTCTGGATTTACCTGGAGACAGGCAAGTCGCCACAGGAGCTTGCCATGGCTAGTAGGGCATCTGAACCCACAG aaaATCTGCCCATCGCAGAGGACAGAGAGAGCACAGCACTGCCGGTGAGGAGGAACAAGTACGGGGATGTCGTGGAGTAG
- the PAXX gene encoding protein PAXX isoform X6, with protein MAEPAGPFRLLRDGPRRYLCYCGPGGTVYVTDALEVWAGELDARPPLDCVCTGAGAAGGPGLPRGWGPGPAASGRAPSPPQRCQPEEHGTELREALGRGAAALSLGEGKATLQLREEARCSALELFKLPMAQARSQLQALVFDMAGCIESLERRLEAVMETLASSCSPEKNTSQSQQLFLPDPSPRKNRGAGSALPAKRKIPGESLINPGFRSKKAPSGVDFEDS; from the exons ATGGCGGAGCCGGCCGGGCCCTTCCGCCTGCTGCGGGACGGGCCGCGCCGGTACCTCTGCTACTGCGGCCCCGGCGGCACCGTGTA TGTGACCGACGCGCTGGAGGTCTGGGCCGGGGAGCTCGACGCCCGCCCGCCGCTGGACTGCGTATGtaccggggccggggcggcgggggggcccggcttgccccggggctgggggccggggccggccgctTCGGGACGTGccccctctcctcctcagcGCTGCCAGCCGGAGGAGCACGGCACGGAGCTCAG GGAGGccttggggcggggggcggcggcgctgaGCCTGGGCGAGGGGAAGGCCACGCTGCAGCTGCGGGAGGAGGCCCGGTGCTCGGCCCTGGAGCTCTTCAAGCTGCCCATGGCCCAGGCGAGGAGCCAGCTGCAGGCGCTGGTGTTCGACATGGCGGGGTGCATCGAGAGCCTGGAGAGACGCCTGGAAG CAGTGATGGAGACACTGGCATCTTCCTGCAGCCCTGAGAAGAACACTtcccagagccagcagctcttCCTGCCAG accccagccccaggaagAACAGGGGTGCTGGCTCAGCTTTGCCTGCCAAGAGGAAGATTCCAGGAGAGTCTCTCATAAACCCTGGCTTCAGAAG CAAGAAGGCACCGTCTGGAGTGGATTTTGAGGACTCCTGA
- the PAXX gene encoding protein PAXX isoform X2, translating to MAEPAGPFRLLRDGPRRYLCYCGPGGTVYVTDALEVWAGELDARPPLDCVCTGAGAAGGPGLPRGWGPGPAASGRAPSPPQRCQPEEHGTELREALGRGAAALSLGEGKATLQLREEARCSALELFKLPMAQARSQLQALVFDMAGCIESLERRLEVMETLASSCSPEKNTSQSQQLFLPGRQLLGGTPLVPLLVCLLFPRRLLVRVLSKALSVPSAVAAVSCPAVLVPFLAWKGPGLSTVALGVCGIPCAQVRCWASPDRLLTSLQEEVRLHCSSRGFTALPDWGLWQVYGSLLLWERRPGLALPHPPQMLGLPGWAAGGSPWAWRGLQGCQSN from the exons ATGGCGGAGCCGGCCGGGCCCTTCCGCCTGCTGCGGGACGGGCCGCGCCGGTACCTCTGCTACTGCGGCCCCGGCGGCACCGTGTA TGTGACCGACGCGCTGGAGGTCTGGGCCGGGGAGCTCGACGCCCGCCCGCCGCTGGACTGCGTATGtaccggggccggggcggcgggggggcccggcttgccccggggctgggggccggggccggccgctTCGGGACGTGccccctctcctcctcagcGCTGCCAGCCGGAGGAGCACGGCACGGAGCTCAG GGAGGccttggggcggggggcggcggcgctgaGCCTGGGCGAGGGGAAGGCCACGCTGCAGCTGCGGGAGGAGGCCCGGTGCTCGGCCCTGGAGCTCTTCAAGCTGCCCATGGCCCAGGCGAGGAGCCAGCTGCAGGCGCTGGTGTTCGACATGGCGGGGTGCATCGAGAGCCTGGAGAGACGCCTGGAAG TGATGGAGACACTGGCATCTTCCTGCAGCCCTGAGAAGAACACTtcccagagccagcagctcttCCTGCCAGGTAGGCAATTGCTAGGGGGTACTCCCCTGGTTCCACTGCTTGTTTGCCTTCTCTTTCCCAGGAGGCTGCTGGTCCGTGTGCTCTCCAAGGCACTCTCAGTCCcctcagctgtggctgctgtgagcTGTCCTGCTGTTCTGGTGCCCTTCCTGGCATGGAAGGGGCCAGGGCTCAGCACGGTGGCTCTTGGGGTGTGTGGGATACCCTGTGCCCAGGTCAGATGCTGGGCATCACCAGACAGGTTGCTCACTAGCCTCCAGGAGGAGGTCAGGCTTCACTGTTCTTCCAGGGGCTTCACTGCTCTTCCAGactgggggctgtggcaggtCTATGGCTCCCTGCTCCTTTGGGAGAGGAGACCAGGCTTGGCCCTTCCTCACCCGCCACAGATGCTGggcctgccaggctgggctgctggaggcTCACCCTGGGCATGGAGGGGCTTGCAGGGCTGCCAAAGCAACTAG
- the PAXX gene encoding protein PAXX isoform X4 — MAEPAGPFRLLRDGPRRYLCYCGPGGTVYVTDALEVWAGELDARPPLDCVCTGAGAAGGPGLPRGWGPGPAASGRAPSPPQRCQPEEHGTELREALGRGAAALSLGEGKATLQLREEARCSALELFKLPMAQARSQLQALVFDMAGCIESLERRLEAVMETLASSCSPEKNTSQSQQLFLPDAGPARLGCWRLTLGMEGLAGLPKQLADLLQSPSCLSLTEADPSPRKNRGAGSALPAKRKIPGESLINPGFRSKKAPSGVDFEDS, encoded by the exons ATGGCGGAGCCGGCCGGGCCCTTCCGCCTGCTGCGGGACGGGCCGCGCCGGTACCTCTGCTACTGCGGCCCCGGCGGCACCGTGTA TGTGACCGACGCGCTGGAGGTCTGGGCCGGGGAGCTCGACGCCCGCCCGCCGCTGGACTGCGTATGtaccggggccggggcggcgggggggcccggcttgccccggggctgggggccggggccggccgctTCGGGACGTGccccctctcctcctcagcGCTGCCAGCCGGAGGAGCACGGCACGGAGCTCAG GGAGGccttggggcggggggcggcggcgctgaGCCTGGGCGAGGGGAAGGCCACGCTGCAGCTGCGGGAGGAGGCCCGGTGCTCGGCCCTGGAGCTCTTCAAGCTGCCCATGGCCCAGGCGAGGAGCCAGCTGCAGGCGCTGGTGTTCGACATGGCGGGGTGCATCGAGAGCCTGGAGAGACGCCTGGAAG CAGTGATGGAGACACTGGCATCTTCCTGCAGCCCTGAGAAGAACACTtcccagagccagcagctcttCCTGCCAG ATGCTGggcctgccaggctgggctgctggaggcTCACCCTGGGCATGGAGGGGCTTGCAGGGCTGCCAAAGCAACTAGCTGATCTTTTGCAATCCCCGTCCTGCCTGTCACTGACTGAGgcagaccccagccccaggaagAACAGGGGTGCTGGCTCAGCTTTGCCTGCCAAGAGGAAGATTCCAGGAGAGTCTCTCATAAACCCTGGCTTCAGAAG CAAGAAGGCACCGTCTGGAGTGGATTTTGAGGACTCCTGA
- the PAXX gene encoding protein PAXX isoform X3: MAEPAGPFRLLRDGPRRYLCYCGPGGTVYVTDALEVWAGELDARPPLDCRCQPEEHGTELREALGRGAAALSLGEGKATLQLREEARCSALELFKLPMAQARSQLQALVFDMAGCIESLERRLEAVMETLASSCSPEKNTSQSQQLFLPGRQLLGGTPLVPLLVCLLFPRRLLVRVLSKALSVPSAVAAVSCPAVLVPFLAWKGPGLSTVALGVCGIPCAQVRCWASPDRLLTSLQEEVRLHCSSRGFTALPDWGLWQVYGSLLLWERRPGLALPHPPQMLGLPGWAAGGSPWAWRGLQGCQSN, from the exons ATGGCGGAGCCGGCCGGGCCCTTCCGCCTGCTGCGGGACGGGCCGCGCCGGTACCTCTGCTACTGCGGCCCCGGCGGCACCGTGTA TGTGACCGACGCGCTGGAGGTCTGGGCCGGGGAGCTCGACGCCCGCCCGCCGCTGGACTGC cGCTGCCAGCCGGAGGAGCACGGCACGGAGCTCAG GGAGGccttggggcggggggcggcggcgctgaGCCTGGGCGAGGGGAAGGCCACGCTGCAGCTGCGGGAGGAGGCCCGGTGCTCGGCCCTGGAGCTCTTCAAGCTGCCCATGGCCCAGGCGAGGAGCCAGCTGCAGGCGCTGGTGTTCGACATGGCGGGGTGCATCGAGAGCCTGGAGAGACGCCTGGAAG CAGTGATGGAGACACTGGCATCTTCCTGCAGCCCTGAGAAGAACACTtcccagagccagcagctcttCCTGCCAGGTAGGCAATTGCTAGGGGGTACTCCCCTGGTTCCACTGCTTGTTTGCCTTCTCTTTCCCAGGAGGCTGCTGGTCCGTGTGCTCTCCAAGGCACTCTCAGTCCcctcagctgtggctgctgtgagcTGTCCTGCTGTTCTGGTGCCCTTCCTGGCATGGAAGGGGCCAGGGCTCAGCACGGTGGCTCTTGGGGTGTGTGGGATACCCTGTGCCCAGGTCAGATGCTGGGCATCACCAGACAGGTTGCTCACTAGCCTCCAGGAGGAGGTCAGGCTTCACTGTTCTTCCAGGGGCTTCACTGCTCTTCCAGactgggggctgtggcaggtCTATGGCTCCCTGCTCCTTTGGGAGAGGAGACCAGGCTTGGCCCTTCCTCACCCGCCACAGATGCTGggcctgccaggctgggctgctggaggcTCACCCTGGGCATGGAGGGGCTTGCAGGGCTGCCAAAGCAACTAG
- the PAXX gene encoding protein PAXX isoform X7: protein MAEPAGPFRLLRDGPRRYLCYCGPGGTVYVTDALEVWAGELDARPPLDCVCTGAGAAGGPGLPRGWGPGPAASGRAPSPPQRCQPEEHGTELREALGRGAAALSLGEGKATLQLREEARCSALELFKLPMAQARSQLQALVFDMAGCIESLERRLEVMETLASSCSPEKNTSQSQQLFLPDPSPRKNRGAGSALPAKRKIPGESLINPGFRSKKAPSGVDFEDS, encoded by the exons ATGGCGGAGCCGGCCGGGCCCTTCCGCCTGCTGCGGGACGGGCCGCGCCGGTACCTCTGCTACTGCGGCCCCGGCGGCACCGTGTA TGTGACCGACGCGCTGGAGGTCTGGGCCGGGGAGCTCGACGCCCGCCCGCCGCTGGACTGCGTATGtaccggggccggggcggcgggggggcccggcttgccccggggctgggggccggggccggccgctTCGGGACGTGccccctctcctcctcagcGCTGCCAGCCGGAGGAGCACGGCACGGAGCTCAG GGAGGccttggggcggggggcggcggcgctgaGCCTGGGCGAGGGGAAGGCCACGCTGCAGCTGCGGGAGGAGGCCCGGTGCTCGGCCCTGGAGCTCTTCAAGCTGCCCATGGCCCAGGCGAGGAGCCAGCTGCAGGCGCTGGTGTTCGACATGGCGGGGTGCATCGAGAGCCTGGAGAGACGCCTGGAAG TGATGGAGACACTGGCATCTTCCTGCAGCCCTGAGAAGAACACTtcccagagccagcagctcttCCTGCCAG accccagccccaggaagAACAGGGGTGCTGGCTCAGCTTTGCCTGCCAAGAGGAAGATTCCAGGAGAGTCTCTCATAAACCCTGGCTTCAGAAG CAAGAAGGCACCGTCTGGAGTGGATTTTGAGGACTCCTGA
- the PAXX gene encoding protein PAXX isoform X1: protein MAEPAGPFRLLRDGPRRYLCYCGPGGTVYVTDALEVWAGELDARPPLDCVCTGAGAAGGPGLPRGWGPGPAASGRAPSPPQRCQPEEHGTELREALGRGAAALSLGEGKATLQLREEARCSALELFKLPMAQARSQLQALVFDMAGCIESLERRLEAVMETLASSCSPEKNTSQSQQLFLPGRQLLGGTPLVPLLVCLLFPRRLLVRVLSKALSVPSAVAAVSCPAVLVPFLAWKGPGLSTVALGVCGIPCAQVRCWASPDRLLTSLQEEVRLHCSSRGFTALPDWGLWQVYGSLLLWERRPGLALPHPPQMLGLPGWAAGGSPWAWRGLQGCQSN, encoded by the exons ATGGCGGAGCCGGCCGGGCCCTTCCGCCTGCTGCGGGACGGGCCGCGCCGGTACCTCTGCTACTGCGGCCCCGGCGGCACCGTGTA TGTGACCGACGCGCTGGAGGTCTGGGCCGGGGAGCTCGACGCCCGCCCGCCGCTGGACTGCGTATGtaccggggccggggcggcgggggggcccggcttgccccggggctgggggccggggccggccgctTCGGGACGTGccccctctcctcctcagcGCTGCCAGCCGGAGGAGCACGGCACGGAGCTCAG GGAGGccttggggcggggggcggcggcgctgaGCCTGGGCGAGGGGAAGGCCACGCTGCAGCTGCGGGAGGAGGCCCGGTGCTCGGCCCTGGAGCTCTTCAAGCTGCCCATGGCCCAGGCGAGGAGCCAGCTGCAGGCGCTGGTGTTCGACATGGCGGGGTGCATCGAGAGCCTGGAGAGACGCCTGGAAG CAGTGATGGAGACACTGGCATCTTCCTGCAGCCCTGAGAAGAACACTtcccagagccagcagctcttCCTGCCAGGTAGGCAATTGCTAGGGGGTACTCCCCTGGTTCCACTGCTTGTTTGCCTTCTCTTTCCCAGGAGGCTGCTGGTCCGTGTGCTCTCCAAGGCACTCTCAGTCCcctcagctgtggctgctgtgagcTGTCCTGCTGTTCTGGTGCCCTTCCTGGCATGGAAGGGGCCAGGGCTCAGCACGGTGGCTCTTGGGGTGTGTGGGATACCCTGTGCCCAGGTCAGATGCTGGGCATCACCAGACAGGTTGCTCACTAGCCTCCAGGAGGAGGTCAGGCTTCACTGTTCTTCCAGGGGCTTCACTGCTCTTCCAGactgggggctgtggcaggtCTATGGCTCCCTGCTCCTTTGGGAGAGGAGACCAGGCTTGGCCCTTCCTCACCCGCCACAGATGCTGggcctgccaggctgggctgctggaggcTCACCCTGGGCATGGAGGGGCTTGCAGGGCTGCCAAAGCAACTAG